In a single window of the Paenibacillus sp. MMS20-IR301 genome:
- a CDS encoding carbohydrate-binding domain-containing protein: protein MKNLLLGSKIGLVLLCAAVMSACSTNAATNTASNTAVTAVTAGQSSTSASVQLASVKLTDLMSFDEEDTATAWSEADSTAITLSGTSAAVDGSGAAAADGTVTITEAGTYVLSGTLSDGQVIVDEQVKGTVHLVLNGAQLSNSDSAPVYIKEAGKVVITLQEGTENSVTDGADYVFADAATDEPSAAVFSKADLTINGTGKLTVTGNYNDGITSKDDLKIMSGTIEVKAADDGIVGKDLIAVQDGTITITAEGDGIKSTNDKDADKGFIAIAAGTFDITAGNDGIQAETAAVIDGGTYTMVTGGGNVNAEVKTGDQGGMGMGGGFGQRPDAGTFPEQGEAGGTPPAMDAAPAAADQTAAAAADTATTTDTAATETESTSAKGLKAGGDLTINGGTFTIDAADDALHSNSSVSITDGQFEMATGDDGIHADALTSISGGTINITKSYEGIEGADITISGGEIHVVASDDGVNVAGGNDSNANAGGTQGQDQFTSTGSNMLTISGGYLSVDAAGDGLDSNGSVTMTGGTAIVNGPENSGNGALDYDGTFNMTGGYLVAAGASGMAQAPGEDSGQYSVSMLFSDTQQAGTMVHLEDADGNNILTFTPSKSFQSVVVSSPELKDGSYTIYTGGSSAGTAKDGLYTDGEYSGGTKYVTFDITGSVTWVNESGVTTGGSSMGGPGGGGGGFGGGRGNRGQGGGGTPPADAGTTRPADAGTTKPADAGTTKPADAGTTKPADAGTTAPDGAGTSTN, encoded by the coding sequence ATGAAAAACTTATTACTGGGAAGCAAAATCGGACTCGTTCTGTTATGCGCCGCCGTGATGTCGGCCTGCAGTACCAATGCGGCCACAAATACAGCAAGTAACACGGCGGTAACAGCGGTCACGGCCGGCCAGAGCAGCACCTCTGCCTCTGTGCAGCTGGCAAGTGTGAAGCTTACGGATCTTATGAGCTTTGATGAAGAGGATACGGCCACAGCCTGGTCGGAGGCGGATTCGACAGCAATTACATTGTCGGGTACCAGCGCTGCGGTTGATGGTTCAGGCGCAGCGGCTGCGGACGGTACGGTAACCATTACGGAGGCAGGCACTTATGTCCTCAGCGGCACGCTCAGCGATGGACAGGTAATCGTTGATGAGCAGGTAAAAGGAACCGTGCATCTGGTCCTGAACGGTGCACAGCTGAGTAACAGCGACAGCGCTCCTGTCTATATCAAGGAAGCGGGTAAGGTTGTCATCACTCTGCAGGAAGGTACAGAGAACAGTGTGACTGACGGAGCGGATTATGTATTTGCAGATGCAGCTACGGATGAGCCTAGCGCAGCGGTCTTCAGCAAAGCGGATCTGACCATCAACGGCACCGGCAAGCTCACGGTAACGGGCAATTACAATGACGGCATCACCAGCAAGGATGATCTGAAAATTATGTCCGGCACGATTGAAGTGAAGGCTGCGGATGATGGCATCGTCGGTAAAGACCTGATCGCAGTACAGGACGGTACAATTACGATTACGGCTGAGGGTGACGGCATTAAGTCAACCAATGACAAGGATGCGGATAAGGGCTTCATTGCAATTGCGGCAGGAACCTTCGACATTACGGCCGGCAATGACGGGATTCAGGCTGAGACCGCAGCTGTGATCGACGGCGGGACCTATACCATGGTAACTGGCGGCGGGAATGTGAATGCGGAAGTGAAGACGGGCGATCAAGGCGGCATGGGTATGGGCGGCGGCTTCGGCCAGCGGCCGGATGCCGGAACCTTCCCTGAACAGGGAGAAGCGGGAGGCACTCCGCCTGCGATGGATGCAGCGCCAGCTGCTGCAGATCAGACCGCAGCTGCAGCGGCAGACACTGCCACCACTACGGATACGGCTGCAACAGAAACTGAATCCACAAGCGCCAAAGGACTGAAAGCAGGCGGTGACCTCACCATAAACGGCGGAACCTTCACCATTGATGCTGCGGATGATGCGCTGCACAGTAACAGCAGTGTATCCATAACGGACGGGCAATTCGAGATGGCTACAGGCGATGATGGAATCCATGCCGATGCCCTGACCTCCATATCCGGCGGAACAATCAATATTACTAAGAGCTATGAAGGCATTGAAGGAGCGGATATTACGATATCCGGCGGTGAGATCCACGTTGTGGCCTCTGACGACGGTGTCAATGTCGCCGGCGGTAATGACAGTAATGCGAATGCCGGCGGAACCCAAGGACAGGATCAGTTCACCAGCACAGGCAGCAATATGCTGACGATCAGCGGCGGCTACCTGAGCGTAGATGCGGCAGGCGACGGTCTTGATTCCAACGGATCCGTTACGATGACCGGCGGGACGGCAATCGTTAACGGCCCTGAGAATTCCGGCAACGGAGCGCTGGATTATGACGGAACCTTCAACATGACGGGCGGATATTTGGTAGCAGCAGGCGCATCCGGTATGGCCCAGGCTCCTGGGGAAGACTCCGGCCAGTATTCGGTAAGCATGCTCTTCTCAGACACACAGCAGGCTGGAACGATGGTTCATCTGGAGGACGCAGACGGAAATAATATTCTGACCTTCACTCCATCGAAGAGCTTCCAGTCGGTCGTTGTTAGCTCTCCTGAACTCAAAGACGGTTCGTACACCATCTATACCGGAGGCTCTTCTGCCGGAACAGCCAAAGACGGATTGTATACGGACGGCGAATACAGCGGAGGCACTAAGTATGTTACCTTCGACATCACCGGCAGTGTGACCTGGGTCAATGAATCGGGAGTAACCACAGGCGGAAGCAGCATGGGCGGTCCTGGCGGCGGAGGCGGCGGATTCGGCGGAGGCCGGGGTAACCGCGGTCAAGGCGGCGGCGGAACACCGCCGGCAGATGCCGGCACGACAAGACCAGCGGATGCAGGCACCACGAAGCCGGCAGACGCAGGCACTACGAAGCCAGCCGATGCAGGTACAACCAAGCCGGCGGATGCGGGCACTACAGCTCCTGACGGCGCAGGCACAAGCACAAACTAA
- a CDS encoding phosphatidate cytidylyltransferase, whose protein sequence is MDRSLHTFILIFAALSVIHLLYIVVSRLQKDKDYTGIGFRIKTWWGMLFIFCLATVSGAVVSLLSLMVLSFFALKEYFSMIRTRKADRRLFLWAYLSIPLQFYWVYIEWYGMFIVFIPVYVFLLLPLPRLINKGTLGFLRSVSATQWGLMLMVFGLSHLAYFQFATPQYGAGLVLFLVVLTQLNDAIHYLASIYFGKHKIVTTSNPYLTWEGFACAFVVTTAVSYLIYPYLTPLNPSFGYLSGMLISLSGFFGSLTVSVLKRDLLIGDDDKFAALKKSYLSRIDSLTYTAPVFFHVIRYFFDFM, encoded by the coding sequence ATGGACCGTTCGCTACATACGTTTATTCTGATTTTTGCAGCGTTATCTGTTATTCATTTATTGTATATTGTAGTCAGCCGACTGCAGAAGGACAAGGATTATACCGGTATCGGCTTCCGGATCAAAACCTGGTGGGGCATGCTGTTCATCTTCTGCCTGGCTACCGTGTCCGGCGCTGTTGTCTCCCTGCTGTCGCTGATGGTGCTGAGCTTCTTTGCCCTGAAGGAGTATTTCTCGATGATCCGGACCCGGAAAGCGGACCGCAGGCTGTTCCTGTGGGCATACCTGTCTATTCCCCTGCAATTCTACTGGGTCTATATCGAGTGGTACGGGATGTTCATCGTCTTCATTCCGGTCTATGTGTTCCTGCTGCTCCCGCTGCCAAGGCTGATCAACAAGGGAACGCTCGGCTTCCTGCGCAGTGTCAGCGCTACCCAGTGGGGACTGATGCTGATGGTCTTCGGGCTGAGCCATCTGGCATACTTCCAGTTCGCTACGCCGCAGTACGGGGCCGGACTGGTCCTCTTCCTGGTCGTGCTGACCCAGCTGAATGATGCCATTCACTATCTGGCCTCGATCTATTTCGGCAAACACAAAATTGTCACTACCTCAAACCCCTACTTAACCTGGGAAGGCTTCGCCTGCGCATTCGTTGTAACTACAGCGGTATCCTATCTGATCTATCCTTACCTCACGCCGCTGAATCCATCCTTCGGTTATCTCTCCGGCATGCTGATCAGCCTCAGCGGCTTCTTCGGCAGCCTGACTGTATCTGTGCTGAAGCGTGATTTGCTGATCGGTGATGATGATAAATTCGCCGCGCTTAAGAAAAGCTACCTCAGCCGGATCGATAGCCTTACCTATACTGCACCCGTGTTCTTTCATGTGATCCGCTATTTCTTCGACTTCATGTAG
- a CDS encoding DinB family protein — protein sequence MVHAKDVLANQLLANANDPSWHLPFLQAVESVTEEEAFWKPGAGLSSIAELTQHLLYWNKTWQTRYRAGQVDAVPPIGDNNRSFELPAGIAFSDLRAELLQTLLQWQSLLEVQALEQQVNGFPEPAAWWEIVSNAATHNAYHIGQMVLLHKLYRSERS from the coding sequence ATGGTTCATGCCAAGGATGTGCTGGCTAATCAGCTGCTGGCAAACGCGAATGATCCCAGCTGGCATCTTCCGTTCCTGCAGGCCGTAGAATCGGTTACGGAGGAGGAGGCTTTCTGGAAACCGGGAGCGGGACTGAGCAGCATTGCTGAGCTTACTCAGCACTTGCTCTACTGGAATAAGACCTGGCAGACCAGGTACCGTGCGGGGCAGGTCGATGCCGTGCCCCCAATCGGCGATAATAACCGCAGCTTTGAGCTTCCTGCCGGTATCGCCTTCAGTGATCTGCGTGCGGAGCTGCTGCAGACGTTATTGCAATGGCAATCCCTGCTGGAGGTGCAGGCGCTGGAGCAGCAAGTGAACGGCTTCCCGGAGCCGGCTGCGTGGTGGGAGATCGTCAGCAACGCGGCTACGCATAATGCCTATCATATCGGACAGATGGTGCTGCTGCACAAGCTGTACCGTTCGGAGCGGAGTTAA
- a CDS encoding aminoglycoside phosphotransferase family protein: MIANIIRALEIRYGCCLERLTGGYTNITYLMTGTEPQLVAKVSNLSNEDTLNEINVMKLLQGSCDTPVVHDVSLLEGMRVIVMDCMRGVNAQSVLDAGDWTRADWIYRNMGQLLAAQIHSRPYVQQASGIRVSNRPGLAPMIRKLEFVPESLGRQSVQLLSAAGDPEQPWVLTHGDYGVHNLLYEPESALHVLDWEWAEWGNPLNDVAWVCWFTKLHYPVRAAELNAAFMEGYLSVHPLSFSPQQLKAASLYKVWNVLHRLRIAPKEVQREWVRRLEWTLHEDFTELHGVM, from the coding sequence ATGATTGCTAATATCATCAGAGCGCTGGAAATAAGATATGGCTGCTGCCTGGAACGGCTTACAGGAGGATATACGAATATCACCTACCTTATGACAGGAACGGAGCCGCAGCTTGTGGCGAAAGTATCCAATCTGTCCAATGAGGATACGCTCAATGAGATTAATGTGATGAAGCTGCTGCAAGGCAGCTGCGATACACCGGTAGTGCATGATGTATCCTTGCTGGAAGGGATGCGGGTCATAGTGATGGACTGTATGCGGGGCGTGAATGCACAGTCTGTACTGGATGCGGGAGATTGGACAAGGGCAGACTGGATCTACCGCAATATGGGTCAGCTGCTGGCTGCCCAGATTCATTCACGGCCGTATGTGCAGCAGGCATCAGGAATACGGGTCAGCAACAGGCCCGGGCTTGCGCCAATGATCAGGAAGTTAGAGTTCGTACCGGAATCTCTGGGCAGGCAATCAGTCCAGCTTCTTTCTGCTGCCGGAGACCCGGAGCAGCCCTGGGTTCTGACGCATGGCGATTACGGGGTACATAATCTGCTCTACGAGCCGGAGTCTGCGCTGCATGTACTGGATTGGGAATGGGCGGAATGGGGGAATCCGCTCAATGATGTGGCCTGGGTCTGCTGGTTCACGAAGCTGCACTATCCCGTACGGGCGGCAGAGCTGAATGCAGCATTCATGGAAGGCTACCTGTCAGTTCATCCGCTGTCCTTCTCACCGCAGCAGCTAAAGGCAGCCAGCCTCTATAAGGTATGGAATGTGCTGCACCGGCTGCGGATTGCTCCCAAAGAGGTGCAGCGTGAATGGGTGCGGCGGCTGGAATGGACGCTGCATGAGGATTTCACCGAGCTGCATGGTGTAATGTAA
- a CDS encoding diacylglycerol kinase family lipid kinase: protein MIIMNPSSGRAEARDYIEAAETALHSAGYQVTTRETAAEGDATAFCRLACREGYDLVVAVGGDGTLHETMNGLADQECRPKLAVVPMGTVNDFARALQIPLNPADAVRTLSSSRVQRVDMGRLNDRLFVNVVAAGSLAGSLSSVTSEDKTRLGFLAYLKEGIKELTGNHVHPLRITYDGETWEGSSPLFLAALTNSVGGFEKLAPGAAVDDGLLHCFIIKDLHLLNSVTVSISLLLGNLRNHKDVIYFTARQVSVSSADPVKTNVDGEEGPPLPITLSTIPRHIEVVVPEQ, encoded by the coding sequence ATGATTATCATGAACCCCTCGTCCGGCAGAGCCGAAGCGCGGGATTATATAGAGGCAGCAGAAACAGCCCTGCATAGTGCGGGCTATCAGGTTACCACCCGGGAGACGGCTGCCGAAGGCGATGCTACAGCCTTCTGCCGGCTGGCTTGCCGGGAAGGCTATGACCTGGTAGTTGCCGTCGGCGGGGACGGCACCCTGCACGAGACCATGAACGGCCTCGCCGATCAGGAGTGCCGGCCGAAGCTTGCGGTTGTACCAATGGGAACGGTCAACGATTTCGCCCGGGCCCTGCAGATTCCGCTGAACCCTGCGGATGCTGTCCGTACGCTGTCTTCCTCCCGTGTGCAGCGTGTCGATATGGGCCGGCTGAATGACCGGCTGTTTGTCAATGTAGTAGCTGCCGGTTCACTGGCCGGCTCACTCTCTTCAGTTACCTCCGAGGACAAGACGCGGCTCGGTTTCCTCGCTTACCTGAAGGAGGGAATCAAGGAGCTGACCGGCAACCATGTTCATCCGCTGCGCATCACGTATGACGGGGAGACCTGGGAAGGCTCCTCCCCGCTTTTTCTCGCCGCGCTTACGAACTCGGTAGGCGGATTCGAGAAGCTGGCACCGGGCGCCGCCGTTGACGACGGGCTGCTCCACTGCTTCATCATTAAAGATCTCCATCTGCTGAACAGTGTAACCGTCAGCATTTCGCTCTTACTCGGCAATCTGCGGAATCATAAGGATGTTATTTATTTCACTGCCAGACAGGTCTCCGTTAGCTCTGCCGATCCGGTGAAAACCAATGTCGACGGTGAAGAAGGGCCTCCGCTGCCAATCACATTAAGTACAATTCCGCGTCATATCGAGGTTGTTGTTCCGGAACAGTGA
- a CDS encoding catalase family peroxidase → MKPSDPGQPSTASAEYSELADETIDAIEDLSGVHPGYRRAHAKGICCRGFFRPSGLGAGLTTAAHLQEQQVNAVVRFSGSSTDPALADLLSPAKGMAVQFQLPGGGVTNLVGATVPVFFARTPESFLDIIRTLHRAQAGTLGTLGMIKEIMTHFSESKSSLLAVKQLKPPASYAESHYYCIHVYLLEDSAGRVRPVKFEWVPETGVRTLSAEAAAQQPDNYLEDELELRFKDEAAIFQLAAVLGEEGDPTDDPTRTWPEDRQRIDLGRLHISEIIPQPPELVMDPAAVAPGILLSDDPILSFRSAAYAESYHRRSEGR, encoded by the coding sequence ATGAAGCCATCCGATCCGGGCCAGCCTTCCACAGCAAGTGCTGAGTACTCAGAACTTGCGGACGAAACTATAGATGCCATTGAAGACCTGTCCGGCGTCCACCCCGGCTACCGCCGTGCCCATGCGAAGGGAATCTGTTGCCGGGGTTTCTTCCGGCCGAGCGGCCTGGGCGCGGGGCTCACCACTGCTGCCCATCTGCAGGAGCAGCAGGTGAACGCCGTGGTCCGGTTCTCCGGCAGCTCCACCGACCCGGCACTTGCCGACCTTCTCTCTCCGGCCAAAGGAATGGCCGTCCAGTTCCAGCTGCCTGGCGGCGGAGTGACCAATCTGGTTGGGGCGACGGTCCCTGTGTTTTTTGCCCGCACGCCTGAATCCTTTCTGGATATTATCCGCACATTACACCGCGCGCAGGCAGGCACCCTCGGAACGCTCGGGATGATCAAGGAGATTATGACCCATTTCAGCGAAAGCAAGTCCAGCCTGCTCGCCGTGAAGCAGCTGAAGCCGCCCGCAAGCTACGCCGAGAGCCATTATTACTGCATTCATGTCTATCTTCTGGAGGATTCGGCAGGAAGGGTCCGTCCGGTGAAGTTCGAGTGGGTGCCTGAAACGGGAGTGCGCACGTTATCGGCTGAGGCTGCGGCACAGCAGCCGGATAACTATCTGGAGGATGAGCTGGAGCTGCGGTTCAAGGATGAGGCGGCCATCTTCCAGCTGGCGGCTGTCCTCGGTGAAGAAGGGGATCCGACCGATGATCCGACCCGCACCTGGCCGGAGGACCGGCAGAGAATCGATCTCGGGCGGCTGCATATTTCGGAGATTATTCCGCAGCCGCCGGAGCTGGTCATGGACCCTGCGGCAGTTGCGCCGGGGATCCTGCTATCCGACGACCCGATTCTGAGCTTCCGCAGCGCAGCATACGCTGAATCCTATCACCGGCGGAGTGAAGGCAGATAG
- a CDS encoding GNAT family N-acetyltransferase, translating to MVIHDYFKPEHLPWIGLLVIHQQYNRRGIGTAAFHELVRMFIQQGLAAVRLAVQLENTAGAAFWTQNGCVRVRSAIDNHNNEVDIYEKQFK from the coding sequence GTGGTTATCCATGATTATTTTAAACCGGAGCATCTCCCCTGGATCGGTCTCCTGGTCATTCACCAGCAGTATAACCGCCGGGGTATTGGTACGGCTGCCTTTCATGAGCTGGTAAGAATGTTCATACAGCAGGGCCTGGCCGCAGTCCGGCTGGCTGTTCAGCTGGAGAATACTGCCGGTGCAGCCTTCTGGACGCAGAATGGCTGTGTCCGGGTCAGAAGCGCCATCGATAACCACAATAATGAAGTAGATATCTACGAGAAGCAGTTTAAGTAA
- a CDS encoding zinc ribbon domain-containing protein YjdM, giving the protein MNELPNCPQCSSPYTYEDGALLVCPECGHEWSLDSEQGSSEEQKVVKDSNGNILADGDTVTVIKDLKVKGSSSVLKIGTKVKNIRLVEGDHDIDCKIDGFGAMKLKSEFVRKA; this is encoded by the coding sequence ATGAATGAATTGCCGAATTGCCCGCAGTGCAGCTCCCCGTACACTTATGAGGACGGAGCGCTTCTGGTCTGCCCGGAGTGCGGACATGAGTGGTCCCTGGACTCAGAACAGGGAAGCAGTGAGGAGCAGAAGGTAGTTAAGGATTCAAACGGCAATATTCTGGCCGATGGTGATACTGTGACCGTAATTAAAGACCTGAAGGTTAAGGGCAGCTCGTCCGTTCTGAAGATAGGGACCAAGGTGAAGAATATCCGGCTGGTAGAAGGCGATCATGATATCGACTGCAAAATCGACGGGTTCGGCGCAATGAAGCTGAAGTCGGAATTCGTCCGCAAGGCATAG
- a CDS encoding alpha/beta hydrolase, whose translation MNNVLARNKVRIIGKGEQTLVFAHGFGCDQSMWQYITPAFENNYRLVLFDYVGSGNSDLSAYSKEKYGDFGGYVQDALDVMEALQLRDVIFIGHSVSSMIGMHAAIERPELFAKLIMIGPSACYLNDSEGYNGGFERSDVAELLEMMEMNFAGWASFMAPLAMKNPELPELTKDLERTFIAGDPVIAREFAEVTFLSDHRAELSKSTLPTLIMQCSDDSIVPLEAGEYLHKHLSNSTFRQLEAKGHYPHISHPEETITLIREFLQ comes from the coding sequence ATGAATAATGTGCTTGCAAGAAACAAGGTAAGAATAATTGGAAAAGGGGAGCAGACCCTCGTATTTGCCCATGGATTCGGATGTGACCAGAGCATGTGGCAATATATTACCCCGGCCTTTGAGAACAACTACCGGCTGGTGCTGTTTGATTATGTCGGCTCAGGCAATTCGGATTTGTCGGCTTACAGCAAAGAGAAGTACGGTGACTTTGGCGGATACGTGCAGGATGCACTCGATGTGATGGAAGCGCTGCAGCTAAGGGATGTCATCTTTATCGGCCACTCCGTCAGCTCAATGATTGGAATGCATGCAGCGATTGAACGGCCGGAATTATTCGCCAAATTGATTATGATCGGGCCTTCCGCGTGTTACCTGAATGACAGCGAGGGCTATAACGGCGGATTTGAGCGGAGTGATGTGGCTGAGCTGCTGGAAATGATGGAGATGAACTTTGCCGGCTGGGCAAGCTTTATGGCACCGCTGGCGATGAAAAATCCGGAGCTTCCGGAGCTGACGAAGGATCTGGAGCGCACCTTTATTGCGGGGGATCCTGTGATCGCGAGAGAGTTCGCAGAGGTTACCTTCCTGTCGGACCACCGGGCAGAGCTGTCCAAATCGACATTGCCCACTCTTATTATGCAGTGCTCGGATGACAGCATTGTTCCGCTTGAAGCAGGAGAATATCTGCATAAACACTTAAGCAACAGCACCTTCCGCCAGCTGGAGGCCAAGGGCCATTATCCCCATATCAGTCACCCGGAAGAGACAATTACGCTGATTAGAGAATTTCTGCAATAG
- a CDS encoding sensor domain-containing diguanylate cyclase, with protein MDKRLEYAPCGYVAITHEGMITEMNQTFLDSMGYEREDLAGKHLESLMSKANRLVFHSYFYPNINLNGHVDELFLSLKDHNGQSIPYILNGRRYENEGIEIIDCVLVQMAKRMDYEQELRSAKKQIEEAYWEKDQALAKLKQLHTEIEQKQSELLELNAILVELSTTDKLTGLRNRRYFQEVLTEHIKRSDESGEPFSLLILDIDHFKRVNDTLGHPMGDHVLEQMGSLLSYHSREQDIAARYGGEEFVLLLPGINAPESIMIAENIRHEIEHAVWDTEIIRVMGGITASLGVATFTGADPEPEASLLHKADQALYASKEQGRNRVTHSMDSSALSL; from the coding sequence ATGGATAAAAGACTGGAATATGCTCCGTGCGGGTATGTTGCTATAACGCATGAAGGTATGATTACGGAGATGAATCAGACCTTCCTGGACAGTATGGGCTATGAGCGGGAGGACCTGGCAGGCAAACATCTGGAATCGCTGATGTCAAAAGCCAACCGGCTTGTGTTTCACTCCTATTTCTATCCGAATATCAATCTGAACGGGCATGTGGATGAGCTGTTTCTCAGCTTGAAGGATCATAACGGACAGTCCATCCCTTACATTCTTAACGGCAGGCGTTATGAGAATGAGGGGATTGAGATCATTGATTGTGTTCTGGTGCAGATGGCCAAGCGCATGGATTATGAGCAAGAGTTGCGGTCTGCCAAGAAGCAGATTGAAGAGGCATACTGGGAGAAGGATCAGGCGCTCGCGAAGCTGAAGCAGCTGCATACCGAGATTGAGCAGAAGCAGAGTGAACTGCTGGAGCTGAATGCCATACTGGTGGAGCTGTCCACTACAGACAAGCTTACAGGGCTGCGGAACAGAAGGTACTTCCAGGAGGTGCTGACGGAGCATATCAAGCGTTCTGATGAGTCGGGAGAGCCGTTCTCCCTGCTGATTCTTGATATTGATCACTTCAAGAGGGTGAATGATACCCTTGGCCATCCTATGGGAGACCATGTTCTGGAGCAGATGGGCAGCCTGCTGAGCTATCATTCCCGGGAGCAGGATATAGCCGCAAGGTATGGCGGGGAAGAGTTCGTTCTCCTCCTCCCCGGCATTAACGCCCCGGAATCTATAATGATTGCCGAGAATATACGTCATGAGATTGAACATGCAGTTTGGGATACCGAAATTATACGGGTTATGGGCGGGATTACAGCAAGCCTGGGCGTTGCTACCTTTACCGGGGCGGACCCGGAACCGGAAGCAAGCCTTCTGCATAAGGCTGACCAGGCGCTTTACGCTTCCAAAGAGCAGGGCCGCAACCGGGTTACGCATAGTATGGATTCCAGCGCACTGTCTTTGTAA
- a CDS encoding stalk domain-containing protein: MTTSRIALLSLLGLALLSSSVQAEAAPQPEQGSKPISIYLDGQQLQPEAPPLNISGTVLVPVRDLFEAQGASLTWNNTSKTLTAVKGSTTLTYTIGSAIARLNERTLDLPVPGQLSQGYSMVPLRFVSEALGSTVTWQSAAGSVIISSAAAHETSVTWGVNLRSLPDSDSETANQKLLPAGSKVHVLREAGALWLEVQTEDHLTGYVSAKPKYTDYRSNSLLQKQGEALITYGKKYLNTPYEFGASPDQTDTFDCSSFVKRVFGDTLSVDLPRVSYDQALEGREISLDELRTGDLLFFTARGLDIGHVAIYAGNNRLLHTYSKEQGVHMEDFSSQWKKRFVTARRIL, encoded by the coding sequence ATGACAACGAGCAGAATCGCGCTTCTGTCCCTGCTCGGACTGGCCTTGTTATCCTCTTCAGTCCAAGCAGAAGCAGCCCCGCAACCAGAGCAGGGTTCTAAGCCGATATCCATTTATCTGGACGGGCAGCAGCTCCAGCCTGAAGCACCGCCGCTTAACATCAGCGGAACCGTGCTGGTTCCTGTCAGAGACCTGTTTGAAGCCCAGGGGGCTTCACTTACCTGGAACAATACGAGCAAGACTTTAACCGCCGTTAAAGGCAGTACAACGCTGACTTATACCATAGGCTCTGCTATAGCCCGGTTGAATGAACGAACCCTGGACCTGCCTGTACCCGGGCAGTTGTCGCAGGGCTACAGCATGGTTCCGCTGCGCTTCGTCAGCGAAGCTCTGGGCAGTACGGTAACTTGGCAATCCGCAGCGGGATCTGTCATCATCTCTTCGGCAGCAGCCCATGAGACCTCAGTGACCTGGGGGGTGAATCTGCGGAGCTTACCGGACTCAGACAGCGAAACTGCCAACCAGAAGCTGCTGCCCGCAGGCAGCAAGGTTCATGTGCTCCGTGAGGCCGGAGCCCTCTGGCTGGAAGTACAGACTGAAGATCATCTAACGGGGTATGTTTCTGCGAAGCCGAAATATACCGATTACAGAAGTAATTCACTTCTGCAGAAGCAGGGCGAGGCCCTGATCACTTACGGGAAGAAATATCTGAACACTCCCTATGAATTCGGCGCTTCACCGGACCAGACCGATACGTTCGACTGCTCCTCTTTTGTGAAACGTGTATTCGGGGATACCCTTTCGGTAGATCTTCCCCGTGTTTCTTATGATCAGGCACTGGAGGGCCGGGAGATCAGTCTGGATGAGCTGCGTACAGGAGATCTGCTGTTCTTCACCGCCCGGGGCCTTGATATCGGACATGTGGCTATCTATGCCGGTAACAACCGGCTGCTGCACACCTACTCCAAGGAGCAGGGTGTTCACATGGAAGATTTCAGCAGCCAGTGGAAGAAACGCTTTGTTACCGCACGCAGAATCCTCTAA
- a CDS encoding TetR/AcrR family transcriptional regulator, which yields MATADSKRGTKIYDAARTRGIILDAAERIFAGLGYSAARIDVIAKESGYNKSLIYQYFGDKLGLYTEVVKRADQIGEQITGTFITELLKNELLVTDAAAFKSFLRAMTREMVSFLLSHPSYLKILFWEAAEDWKTWNQITYRPDDGTQFYDLAIAAKQSGILRQDLDPRLFPILIMNVTTATLQSAARYEHILGERDSPQLKEQLIEQIAQFIIHGVMEPSLL from the coding sequence ATGGCAACAGCAGACAGCAAACGGGGTACTAAAATTTATGATGCCGCCCGGACCCGGGGAATCATCCTTGATGCTGCCGAGAGGATATTTGCCGGGCTGGGTTATTCGGCGGCACGGATTGATGTGATAGCGAAGGAGTCCGGATACAATAAGAGTCTAATCTATCAGTATTTTGGCGACAAACTGGGCCTGTATACAGAGGTGGTCAAACGTGCAGACCAGATCGGGGAGCAGATTACAGGTACGTTCATTACCGAATTATTGAAGAACGAGTTGCTTGTAACAGATGCTGCGGCGTTTAAGAGCTTTTTGAGAGCTATGACCCGTGAAATGGTATCCTTTCTGTTATCACATCCGAGCTACCTGAAGATTCTGTTCTGGGAAGCGGCTGAAGACTGGAAGACATGGAATCAGATTACGTACCGCCCGGATGACGGTACACAGTTCTATGATTTGGCCATAGCAGCCAAGCAGAGCGGGATTCTCCGGCAGGATCTGGACCCCCGGCTGTTTCCCATTCTGATTATGAACGTAACTACAGCTACACTGCAGTCCGCTGCAAGGTATGAGCATATACTCGGCGAGCGGGATTCGCCGCAGCTGAAGGAGCAGCTGATTGAACAGATAGCGCAATTTATCATCCATGGCGTAATGGAACCGTCTTTGCTGTAA